A single region of the Pseudomonas sp. VD-NE ins genome encodes:
- a CDS encoding type VI secretion system tip protein TssI/VgrG — MFSPANQPHFNLTVDGIDSDFQVLSFTGREALNTPFEFELELVSEKASINLESVLHKLAFLQLSPTGTGIHGLVYSIAQGEAGKRLTRYKISLRPQLAYLAHRVNQRIFQQMTVQQIISQVLEEHGILASDYHFQLSAIYPERIYCVQYDESDLDFIQRLCEEEGIHYHFQHTSSGHKLTFGDDQTVFPKLAPVAYQQDSGLVADKPVVKRFGLRLATRTSRTTRRDYDFVKPKIELESDAKSSAQPDLEDYDYPGRFVDRERGKHLANRALERHRSDYRLAEGNSDQPILVSGHFLALTDHANPTWNDLWLLTEIFHEGKQPQVLEESVTSDTTDNKDDFHQGYRNRFSAIPWDVPYRPPLDHPKPKVLGTQSAVVCGPEGEEIYCDQYGRVKVQFFWDREGKHDDMTSCWMRVASSWAAETFGSINIPRVGMEVLITFLEGDPDQPLITGCLYHGANLPPYKLPDFKTLATVKSKEYKGSRANELRIDDTTSEISIALRSDHGASAINLGYLTHPRPSGGQPRGEGFELRTDRHGAVRAAAGLLITTEPRPNESKHHKDLPETAERLATASDQQDGFAVQAKELQAQEAGDQDDVAKALHAQHQGVLGSGPANLTANEFPEFTEPHLVLASPAGIALTTPRSSHIATGEHLALSSTGHTSLSIGKRLLASASRGMRLFVQSMGWRLVAASGDIDVRALKDSINLLAKLNITANADRITITAKTELVIQGGGSATTYNAGGITHATSGPYTAHAANFAYTGAKSLAGVFPEPPKPGKGNLELINQYAGRQGIKEGDYEVIDALGKSIKGKLDGKGFASVAGAAPGPARVLFGKDPADTWSDGSYIGKPEWPLNPPGAEDVPSQVQAMVAQVLPSKSWDMLEKGKDMAQTGMSAMQTAQGAMQTAQQVKGVVQGGAAGLPKLASAALPSASGLLGAASKAGKLPSLPAPSLPKPSLKTPGLLAGEMLS, encoded by the coding sequence ATGTTCTCACCGGCCAACCAGCCTCATTTCAATCTGACCGTCGATGGCATCGACAGCGACTTTCAGGTGCTGTCGTTCACCGGTCGTGAGGCCCTTAACACGCCGTTCGAATTCGAGCTGGAACTGGTCAGTGAAAAGGCTTCGATCAACCTCGAAAGCGTGCTGCACAAACTGGCGTTTCTTCAGCTGTCGCCAACCGGCACTGGCATTCACGGGTTGGTCTACAGCATCGCCCAAGGCGAGGCGGGCAAACGCCTGACCCGCTACAAGATTTCCCTGCGCCCGCAACTGGCGTACCTCGCGCATCGAGTCAACCAGCGCATTTTCCAGCAGATGACCGTGCAGCAGATCATCAGCCAGGTACTGGAAGAACACGGCATCCTCGCCAGCGACTACCACTTCCAGCTCAGCGCGATTTATCCCGAGCGCATTTACTGCGTGCAGTACGACGAATCGGACCTGGATTTCATCCAGCGCCTGTGTGAAGAGGAGGGTATCCACTACCACTTCCAGCACACGTCCAGCGGCCACAAACTGACCTTCGGCGATGACCAGACGGTTTTCCCGAAACTCGCGCCCGTGGCCTATCAGCAAGATTCCGGACTGGTGGCCGACAAACCGGTGGTCAAGCGCTTCGGCCTGCGTCTGGCCACCCGCACCAGCCGCACCACGCGGCGTGATTACGACTTCGTCAAACCGAAAATCGAGCTGGAAAGCGACGCCAAAAGCAGCGCCCAACCGGACCTCGAAGACTACGATTACCCGGGTCGTTTCGTCGATCGCGAGCGCGGCAAACACCTGGCCAATCGCGCGCTCGAACGTCACCGCAGTGACTATCGCCTGGCCGAGGGCAACAGCGATCAGCCGATCCTCGTCAGCGGACATTTCCTCGCCCTGACCGACCACGCCAATCCGACCTGGAATGACCTCTGGCTGCTCACCGAAATCTTCCACGAAGGCAAACAGCCGCAGGTACTGGAAGAGTCGGTGACCAGCGACACCACCGACAACAAAGACGATTTCCACCAGGGCTACCGCAACCGCTTCAGCGCCATTCCGTGGGACGTGCCGTACCGTCCGCCGCTCGATCACCCGAAACCGAAAGTCCTCGGCACCCAAAGCGCCGTGGTTTGCGGTCCCGAGGGTGAAGAGATCTACTGCGACCAATACGGCCGGGTGAAAGTGCAGTTCTTCTGGGATCGCGAAGGCAAGCACGACGACATGACCAGTTGCTGGATGCGCGTCGCGTCGAGCTGGGCTGCCGAGACCTTTGGTTCGATCAACATTCCGCGGGTCGGCATGGAAGTGCTGATCACCTTCCTCGAAGGCGATCCCGATCAGCCGCTGATCACTGGTTGCCTGTACCACGGCGCCAATCTGCCGCCGTACAAGCTGCCGGACTTCAAGACCCTGGCCACGGTCAAGAGCAAGGAATACAAGGGCAGCCGCGCCAACGAATTACGCATCGACGACACCACCAGCGAGATCAGCATTGCGCTGCGCAGTGATCACGGCGCGAGTGCGATCAACCTCGGTTACCTGACCCATCCGCGCCCGAGCGGTGGCCAGCCGCGCGGTGAAGGTTTTGAGTTACGAACCGACCGCCACGGTGCGGTGCGTGCGGCGGCCGGCCTGTTGATCACCACCGAGCCACGTCCGAACGAATCGAAACACCACAAGGATCTGCCGGAAACGGCCGAGCGTCTCGCCACGGCTAGCGATCAGCAGGATGGCTTCGCCGTTCAAGCCAAAGAGTTGCAGGCCCAGGAGGCTGGCGATCAGGACGACGTCGCCAAGGCATTGCATGCCCAGCATCAAGGCGTGCTCGGCAGTGGCCCGGCCAACCTCACCGCCAACGAATTCCCCGAGTTCACCGAACCGCATCTGGTCCTCGCCAGCCCGGCCGGCATCGCCCTGACCACACCGCGCTCAAGCCACATCGCCACCGGCGAACACCTGGCCCTGAGCAGCACCGGCCACACCAGCCTGTCGATCGGCAAACGCCTGCTGGCCAGCGCCAGTCGCGGCATGCGCCTGTTCGTGCAAAGCATGGGCTGGCGCTTGGTCGCGGCCTCCGGCGACATCGACGTACGTGCGCTGAAGGACAGCATCAACCTGCTGGCCAAACTCAACATCACCGCCAACGCCGACCGCATCACCATCACCGCGAAAACCGAACTGGTGATCCAGGGCGGCGGCAGCGCCACCACCTACAACGCCGGCGGCATCACCCACGCCACCAGCGGCCCGTACACCGCGCACGCGGCGAACTTTGCCTACACCGGGGCGAAAAGTCTTGCCGGGGTATTCCCGGAACCGCCGAAACCGGGCAAGGGCAATCTGGAATTGATCAACCAGTACGCCGGGCGTCAGGGCATCAAGGAAGGCGATTACGAAGTCATCGATGCGCTGGGCAAAAGCATCAAGGGCAAGCTCGACGGCAAGGGTTTCGCCAGCGTCGCCGGCGCTGCACCGGGGCCGGCGCGTGTGCTGTTCGGCAAGGATCCGGCAGACACCTGGAGCGATGGCAGTTACATCGGCAAGCCTGAATGGCCGTTGAATCCGCCGGGGGCCGAAGACGTGCCGAGTCAGGTGCAGGCGATGGTCGCGCAGGTCTTGCCGAGCAAGAGCTGGGACATGTTGGAGAAGGGCAAGGACATGGCGCAAACAGGGATGAGTGCGATGCAGACGGCGCAAGGTGCGATGCAAACAGCGCAGCAGGTAAAGGGTGTGGTGCAGGGCGGCGCGGCCGGGTTGCCGAAATTGGCGAGTGCGGCGTTGCCGAGTGCGTCGGGGCTTCTAGGGGCGGCGAGCAAGGCAGGCAAGTTGCCGAGCCTGCCTGCACCGAGTCTGCCAAAACCTTCCTTGAAAACCCCGGGCCTGCTGGCGGGTGAGATGCTGTCATGA
- a CDS encoding Hcp family type VI secretion system effector: MATPAYMSVTGEKQGLITAGAFTADSVGNTYQEGHEDQVMVQAFTHDVIIPRDPQSGQPTGQRVHKPVVITKVYDKASPLLQAALTSGERMSEIVIQWYRTSAQGTQEHYYTTKLEDAIIVAINNKMHNCQDPGNAHFTHLEEVQFTYRKITWTHEVSGTSGSDDWRAPVV, from the coding sequence ATGGCAACACCAGCGTACATGTCGGTTACCGGCGAAAAACAAGGCCTGATCACTGCAGGCGCTTTCACCGCTGACTCCGTAGGCAACACCTACCAGGAAGGCCACGAAGACCAGGTCATGGTGCAGGCTTTCACCCACGACGTGATCATCCCGCGTGACCCGCAATCCGGTCAGCCAACCGGTCAGCGCGTGCACAAGCCAGTGGTGATCACCAAGGTCTACGACAAGGCTTCGCCACTGCTGCAAGCGGCGCTGACTTCCGGCGAGCGCATGAGCGAAATCGTTATCCAGTGGTACCGCACTTCTGCTCAAGGCACCCAAGAGCACTACTACACCACCAAACTGGAAGACGCGATCATCGTCGCCATCAACAACAAAATGCACAACTGCCAGGACCCAGGCAACGCGCACTTCACCCACCTGGAAGAAGTGCAGTTCACCTACCGTAAAATCACCTGGACCCACGAAGTTTCCGGTACTTCGGGTTCCGATGACTGGCGTGCTCCAGTCGTTTAA
- a CDS encoding aldo/keto reductase: MRTLELAGVQVPVIGQGTWRMGEDRSAHKREVAALRTGIELGMTLIDTAEMYAEGGAESVVGEAIAGLRDQVFLVSKVYPHNASRKGIPQACERSLRRLDTDYIDLYLLHWRGQYPLEETVEAFERLREDGKIGRWGVSNFDVDDLEELSSSACATNQVLYNLEERGIEFDLLPWCQHQRLPLMAYCPIGQGGAMLAEPVLNEIAARHGVTPAQVSLAWILRQDGVIAIPKAVRPEHVQLNAQAAQLQLEAGDLAALDQVFQAPQRKQRLAMV; encoded by the coding sequence ATGCGTACCCTCGAATTGGCCGGCGTCCAGGTTCCAGTCATCGGTCAGGGCACTTGGCGCATGGGCGAAGACCGCTCGGCGCATAAGCGTGAAGTGGCGGCGCTGCGCACGGGGATCGAGCTGGGCATGACCCTGATCGACACGGCAGAAATGTACGCCGAGGGCGGGGCCGAATCAGTCGTTGGTGAAGCCATTGCCGGCCTGCGCGATCAGGTGTTTCTGGTCAGCAAGGTCTACCCGCACAACGCCAGCCGCAAAGGCATTCCGCAGGCTTGCGAGCGCAGTCTGCGGCGGCTCGACACCGATTACATCGACCTCTACCTGTTGCATTGGCGCGGTCAGTATCCGCTGGAAGAAACCGTCGAAGCCTTTGAACGCCTGCGTGAAGACGGCAAGATCGGCCGTTGGGGCGTGTCGAATTTCGATGTCGATGATCTTGAAGAACTCTCCAGTTCTGCCTGCGCGACCAATCAGGTGCTTTACAACCTCGAAGAGCGCGGTATCGAATTCGATCTGCTGCCGTGGTGCCAACACCAGCGCCTGCCGCTGATGGCCTACTGTCCGATTGGCCAGGGCGGCGCGATGCTGGCTGAACCGGTGCTGAATGAAATTGCCGCTCGTCATGGTGTAACCCCCGCACAGGTTTCGCTGGCGTGGATTCTGCGTCAGGATGGTGTGATTGCGATTCCCAAGGCTGTGCGACCGGAGCACGTGCAACTCAATGCACAAGCCGCGCAACTGCAACTGGAGGCCGGGGATCTGGCGGCGCTGGACCAGGTGTTTCAAGCGCCACAACGCAAGCAGCGGCTGGCCATGGTTTGA
- a CDS encoding DUF1810 domain-containing protein — translation MRSTDQYDPFNLQRFIQAQDPVFERVQRELDEGRKRSHWMWFVFPQFAGLGGSEMSRRFAIGSAEEARAYLAHELLGARLRTCTQLVLKVQQRSIAEIFGHPDDLKFHSSMTLFAQFCAEDSVFHQALERYFHGILDEWTLQLLDSKQAQLPPDQG, via the coding sequence ATGAGAAGCACTGATCAGTACGACCCGTTCAACCTGCAACGTTTTATCCAGGCTCAGGACCCGGTGTTCGAGCGCGTGCAACGCGAACTTGATGAGGGCCGTAAGCGCAGCCACTGGATGTGGTTTGTCTTTCCGCAGTTCGCGGGCCTGGGCGGCAGTGAAATGTCCCGGCGCTTCGCCATCGGTTCGGCCGAGGAAGCCCGGGCCTATCTGGCTCACGAACTGCTCGGCGCACGCCTGCGTACTTGCACGCAGCTAGTGCTAAAGGTTCAACAGCGCTCGATCGCGGAGATTTTCGGTCATCCCGATGACCTGAAATTTCATTCCTCGATGACGCTGTTCGCTCAGTTTTGCGCTGAAGACAGCGTGTTCCATCAGGCGTTGGAACGCTACTTCCACGGCATTCTCGACGAGTGGACGCTGCAACTGCTCGACTCAAAACAGGCCCAGTTGCCCCCCGATCAGGGTTGA